Proteins from one Motilibacter rhizosphaerae genomic window:
- a CDS encoding NUDIX hydrolase N-terminal domain-containing protein, whose amino-acid sequence MAAAEGYAGLAPEEAVRRAVVELAAVAQTGLHYAEDPFDRARYAQVADVAEALRAVVASGSVAGLRPLVDPDGGHATPKVDVRGVVLDDQERVLLVRERSDGRWTPPGGWCDPLEPPTASALREITEEAGVTARVVRLAGVLDRDLRGHLPKHPTAVYKLLFVCRPVDLGSGTQDAKEILDVGWFPLDDLPPLSQSRITVEELEICRAALRDPALPTVVD is encoded by the coding sequence GTGGCAGCTGCAGAGGGGTACGCCGGGCTCGCGCCCGAGGAGGCCGTCCGCCGCGCGGTGGTCGAGCTCGCCGCGGTCGCGCAGACCGGGCTGCACTACGCCGAGGACCCCTTCGACCGGGCGCGCTACGCGCAGGTCGCCGACGTGGCCGAGGCGCTGCGCGCCGTCGTCGCATCGGGCTCGGTCGCCGGGCTGCGCCCCCTGGTCGACCCGGACGGCGGGCACGCGACGCCCAAGGTCGACGTCCGTGGCGTCGTGCTGGACGACCAGGAGCGGGTGCTGCTGGTCCGCGAGCGCTCCGACGGGCGCTGGACCCCGCCCGGCGGCTGGTGCGACCCGCTGGAGCCGCCGACCGCGTCCGCGCTGCGGGAGATCACCGAGGAGGCGGGCGTGACGGCGCGCGTCGTGCGCCTCGCGGGCGTCCTCGACCGCGACCTGCGCGGCCACCTGCCCAAGCACCCGACCGCCGTCTACAAGCTGCTCTTCGTCTGCCGGCCGGTCGACCTGGGCAGCGGCACGCAGGACGCGAAGGAGATCCTCGACGTCGGGTGGTTCCCGCTCGACGACCTGCCCCCGCTGTCGCAGAGCCGGATCACGGTCGAGGAGCTCGAGATCTGCCGCGCCGCGCTGCGCGACCCCGCGCTGCCGACCGTCGTCGACTAG